From Deferrisoma camini S3R1, the proteins below share one genomic window:
- the gspL gene encoding type II secretion system protein GspL, producing MPKSAVGLQVRSDRVVAVRVRGGWKGAAVERVWGGPLDPDRPAAGLEALGLPAEPVVTGLAADRLFARVVELAFTDRNRLAQAAPLEAEETLPLPLEDLVWDTRVLGRTPAGSRCLVVAAPQDAVGERVGLLAGAGLRVEALDAEPLALAGLCRAAGRSPAWVCDLGPDLVQWAAVGPGDEVAFGCLPGRGTDPDLLDQVALALSACPPPFSDPSTPVYLSGPLAPDTDRDEWVGRLGHTVEPLPLPAGVTAAASSDDLPWPGWAVPLGLALREVWRPARCGVDLLQGPFAPADRGTPWKGPAIQAGVYAGILLGLWGIGKGLEIAYLRAQYDTLRSAVRERFRSTLPEVANIVSEVDQLSARVDELEARARSLGSLVDREISPLRLLRDISERIPKEIEVEFEELVVEENRVRIKGVTVSFDAIARIEAELAKHPRFAQVAVSKAETMGTKDKVRFNLTLNLGKKG from the coding sequence ATGCCGAAATCCGCTGTAGGCCTTCAGGTCCGCTCCGACCGCGTCGTGGCCGTCCGGGTGAGGGGCGGCTGGAAGGGCGCGGCCGTGGAGCGGGTCTGGGGAGGCCCCCTGGACCCGGACCGGCCGGCCGCCGGCCTCGAGGCCCTGGGCCTCCCGGCCGAACCGGTGGTCACCGGGCTCGCCGCCGACCGCCTGTTCGCCCGGGTCGTGGAGCTCGCATTCACCGACCGCAACCGCCTCGCCCAGGCCGCGCCCCTGGAGGCCGAGGAGACCCTTCCCCTTCCCCTGGAAGACCTGGTGTGGGACACCCGGGTCCTCGGCCGTACCCCGGCCGGTTCCCGGTGCCTGGTGGTGGCCGCCCCCCAGGACGCGGTGGGCGAGCGGGTGGGTCTGCTGGCCGGGGCCGGCCTCCGGGTCGAGGCCCTCGACGCCGAACCCCTGGCCCTTGCCGGGCTGTGCCGGGCCGCGGGCCGCTCTCCGGCGTGGGTGTGCGACCTGGGCCCCGACCTGGTGCAGTGGGCGGCCGTCGGGCCGGGGGACGAGGTGGCCTTCGGCTGCCTGCCCGGCCGGGGCACCGACCCCGACCTGCTGGACCAGGTGGCCCTGGCCCTCTCCGCCTGCCCTCCGCCCTTCTCCGACCCCTCCACCCCCGTGTACCTGAGCGGCCCCCTGGCGCCCGACACCGACCGGGACGAGTGGGTGGGGCGCCTCGGCCACACGGTGGAGCCCCTGCCCCTTCCGGCCGGGGTGACCGCGGCGGCGTCTTCGGACGATCTGCCCTGGCCCGGTTGGGCGGTGCCGCTGGGCCTGGCCCTACGGGAGGTCTGGCGGCCGGCCCGGTGCGGGGTGGACCTCCTCCAGGGCCCGTTCGCTCCGGCGGACCGGGGCACCCCCTGGAAGGGGCCTGCGATCCAGGCGGGGGTGTACGCCGGCATCCTCCTGGGCCTGTGGGGCATCGGCAAGGGGCTCGAGATCGCCTACCTCCGGGCCCAGTACGACACCCTGCGCTCGGCCGTGCGGGAACGGTTCCGCTCCACCCTGCCGGAGGTCGCCAACATCGTGAGCGAGGTGGATCAGCTGTCGGCCCGGGTCGACGAGCTCGAGGCCCGGGCCCGCAGCCTCGGAAGCCTGGTGGACCGGGAGATCTCGCCCCTTCGCCTCCTGCGGGACATCTCCGAGCGGATCCCCAAGGAGATCGAGGTGGAGTTCGAGGAGCTCGTGGTGGAGGAGAACCGGGTGAGGATCAAGGGCGTCACGGTGAGCTTCGACGCCATCGCCCGGATCGAGGCCGAGCTGGCCAAGCATCCCCGGTTCGCCCAGGTGGCCGTGAGCAAGGCCGAGACCATGGGCACCAAGGACAAGGTCCGGTTCAACCTCACCCTCAACCTGGGCAAGAAGGGGTAG
- the hisG gene encoding ATP phosphoribosyltransferase: MSLLKLGIPKGSLEDATVDLFLRAGWRIRRSSRNYFPTVDDPELRLSLVRAQEMSRYVADGVLDAGLTGKDWILENDSDVVEVCDLVYSKASTNPARWVLVVPNDSPVQRPEDLHGKVVATELVNFTRRYFAERGIEVAVEFSWGATEAKVVEGLCDAIVEVTETGSTIRAHGLRIVETLLVTNTQLIANHRAWADPGRRRKIEQVAQLLQAALRADGMVGLKMNVPGERMEDVIDLLPSLQAPTVAHLFRTDWLSVEAVVEERVVRDLVPKLLAAGATGIIEYPLNKIL, translated from the coding sequence ATGAGCCTGCTCAAGCTGGGGATCCCCAAGGGCAGCCTCGAGGACGCCACCGTGGACCTCTTTCTGAGGGCGGGGTGGAGGATCCGCCGGAGCTCGCGCAACTACTTCCCCACCGTGGACGATCCGGAACTGCGGCTCTCCCTGGTGCGGGCCCAGGAGATGAGCCGGTACGTGGCCGACGGGGTGCTCGACGCCGGCCTCACCGGCAAGGACTGGATCCTCGAGAACGACTCGGACGTGGTCGAGGTGTGCGACCTGGTTTACTCCAAGGCCTCCACCAACCCGGCCCGATGGGTGCTGGTGGTGCCCAACGACAGCCCCGTGCAACGGCCCGAGGACCTGCACGGTAAGGTGGTGGCCACCGAGCTTGTGAACTTCACCCGCCGGTACTTTGCCGAGCGGGGCATCGAGGTGGCGGTGGAGTTCTCGTGGGGGGCCACCGAGGCCAAGGTGGTGGAGGGGCTGTGCGACGCCATCGTGGAGGTCACCGAGACCGGCTCCACCATCCGGGCCCACGGACTGCGGATCGTGGAGACCCTGCTCGTGACGAACACACAGCTCATCGCGAACCACCGGGCGTGGGCCGATCCGGGCCGGCGGCGGAAGATCGAGCAGGTGGCGCAGCTGCTCCAGGCGGCGCTGCGGGCCGACGGCATGGTCGGGCTCAAGATGAACGTGCCGGGGGAGCGGATGGAGGACGTGATCGATCTGCTTCCGAGCCTCCAGGCCCCCACGGTGGCGCACCTGTTCCGCACCGACTGGCTCAGCGTGGAGGCGGTGGTCGAGGAGCGGGTGGTGCGCGATCTGGTACCGAAACTGCTGGCCGCCGGCGCCACCGGCATCATCGAGTACCCCCTGAACAAAATTCTGTGA
- a CDS encoding MerR family transcriptional regulator, translating into MEAQEGPPVAPHEDGPLYSIKEVSELTDVPAHTIRLWDRKLPGFLAPHRTPGGQRRFTEVCVERIRKLDYYVNQKGMTPVGARRRIEEGIEPESHEAQELREIILADRRVRQAIDEIVELIRKKLLEAV; encoded by the coding sequence ATGGAGGCACAGGAAGGACCCCCGGTCGCCCCCCACGAGGACGGCCCCCTGTATTCCATCAAGGAAGTCTCGGAGCTCACGGACGTGCCCGCCCACACCATCCGCCTGTGGGACCGGAAGCTGCCCGGGTTCCTCGCGCCCCACCGGACCCCCGGCGGGCAGAGGCGGTTCACCGAAGTGTGCGTCGAGCGCATCCGCAAGCTCGACTACTACGTGAACCAAAAGGGCATGACGCCGGTGGGAGCCCGCCGGCGCATCGAGGAAGGGATCGAGCCCGAGAGCCACGAGGCCCAGGAGCTGCGGGAGATCATCCTGGCGGACCGCCGGGTGCGCCAGGCGATCGACGAGATCGTGGAGCTGATCCGCAAGAAGCTTCTGGAAGCCGTCTGA
- the gspM gene encoding type II secretion system protein GspM, whose product MRLTDREKAVVGLGGVAIAVVAFWIGVWEPVQARIELWKRRVEAKRVEYGKVEELAQRYADLQTRIRGIEKNLKRSKKFSILSYLENLAKRQGIHDRIVQMKPKPGEVTRYYRENTVEIRMEKIRLNQIVRFLFQVENSPELLRIKQLQIRPRFDDPNLLDVRFQVAAYEPLEGR is encoded by the coding sequence GTGCGGCTCACGGACCGTGAGAAGGCCGTCGTCGGCCTCGGCGGGGTCGCCATCGCGGTGGTGGCGTTCTGGATCGGGGTGTGGGAGCCGGTTCAGGCCCGCATCGAGCTGTGGAAGCGCCGGGTCGAGGCGAAGCGGGTGGAGTACGGCAAGGTGGAGGAGCTGGCCCAGCGCTACGCCGACCTCCAGACCCGCATCCGGGGGATCGAGAAGAACCTGAAACGCAGCAAGAAGTTCTCGATCCTCTCGTACCTGGAGAATCTGGCGAAGCGCCAGGGCATCCACGACCGGATCGTGCAGATGAAGCCGAAACCCGGCGAGGTGACCCGGTACTACCGGGAGAACACGGTGGAGATCCGGATGGAGAAGATCCGCCTGAACCAGATCGTGCGGTTCCTGTTCCAGGTGGAGAACTCCCCCGAGCTGCTGCGCATCAAGCAGCTCCAGATCCGGCCCCGGTTCGACGACCCCAACCTGCTGGACGTGCGGTTCCAGGTCGCCGCCTACGAGCCCCTGGAGGGACGGTGA
- the tnpC gene encoding IS66 family transposase, with protein sequence MKTIGPALPNDIAALQRLLMAAQEENRALTEENQKLRSDVTLLQEEVQFLKHRLFGRKSERLSEAERKQLLLFNEAEATVEAAGGGEDEGEEEVRVSAHTRRKRGRKALPANLPRVDVVCDVPEEQKRCGCGAEKVRIGEETSERLDIVPARIQVIREIRPKYACRTCEGVEDEGPTVVIAPPRPHLIPKGTASEGLLAFVITSKFADAIPFYRQAKQFERIGVELGRTTLCQWALQAAERCGPVLELLREEVRAGPVIRCDETTLQVLQEPGRSAQTKSYMWVFLGGPPGRPAVEYHYAPTRESRVAREYLRGYRGVVQTDGYQGYDFLDHEPDITHAGCMAHSRRRFVEAQKATGGSRGKTTAAHWAVGRIRKLYAIERRAQAQGLEGEALVRERRKHALPVLEELKAWLDKKALQVVPKSLLGKAVHYTLGQWPRLVAYVDHAFLTPDNNLAENAIRPFVVGRKNWLFSATPAGAKASAALYSLIETAKANGLEPYRYLKHVFEHVPQASTREDYRVLLPQHMPADLLAQLAPGGGL encoded by the coding sequence ATGAAAACAATAGGACCCGCCCTACCGAACGATATCGCCGCCCTGCAGCGCCTATTGATGGCTGCCCAAGAAGAGAACCGTGCGCTGACCGAAGAGAACCAGAAGCTTCGGTCGGACGTGACGTTGTTGCAGGAGGAGGTGCAGTTTCTGAAGCACCGCCTGTTTGGCCGGAAGTCGGAGCGGCTGAGCGAGGCGGAGAGGAAGCAACTGCTTCTCTTCAACGAAGCGGAAGCCACGGTCGAGGCGGCTGGGGGCGGCGAAGACGAGGGGGAAGAGGAGGTCCGGGTCTCGGCCCACACCCGGCGCAAGCGGGGCCGGAAGGCTCTTCCGGCGAACCTGCCGCGGGTGGACGTGGTGTGCGACGTACCGGAAGAACAGAAGCGGTGCGGGTGCGGGGCCGAGAAGGTGCGGATCGGGGAGGAGACCTCGGAGCGCCTGGACATCGTGCCGGCGCGGATCCAGGTGATCCGGGAGATCCGGCCGAAATATGCGTGCCGGACGTGCGAGGGGGTGGAAGACGAGGGGCCGACGGTGGTGATCGCCCCGCCGCGGCCGCACCTGATACCGAAGGGGACCGCGAGCGAAGGGCTCCTGGCGTTTGTGATCACGTCGAAATTTGCGGACGCGATTCCCTTTTATCGGCAGGCGAAGCAGTTTGAGCGGATCGGGGTGGAGCTCGGCCGGACGACCCTGTGCCAGTGGGCGCTGCAGGCGGCCGAGCGGTGTGGGCCGGTGCTGGAGCTGTTGCGAGAGGAGGTGCGTGCGGGGCCGGTGATCCGGTGCGACGAGACGACGCTACAGGTCCTCCAGGAACCGGGGCGGTCGGCCCAGACGAAGTCGTACATGTGGGTCTTCCTGGGGGGACCACCTGGCCGACCGGCGGTGGAGTATCACTACGCCCCGACGCGGGAGAGTCGGGTGGCGCGGGAGTACCTTCGTGGGTACCGGGGCGTGGTGCAGACGGACGGGTACCAGGGGTACGACTTTCTGGATCACGAACCCGACATCACGCATGCGGGGTGCATGGCGCACTCGCGACGGAGGTTTGTGGAGGCGCAGAAGGCGACGGGAGGTTCCCGCGGGAAGACCACGGCGGCGCATTGGGCGGTGGGGCGGATCCGGAAGCTTTATGCGATCGAGCGGCGGGCCCAGGCGCAGGGGCTTGAGGGGGAGGCGCTCGTGCGGGAGCGGCGGAAGCACGCGTTGCCGGTGCTGGAGGAACTGAAGGCCTGGCTGGACAAAAAGGCGCTCCAGGTGGTGCCGAAAAGCCTGCTGGGGAAGGCGGTGCACTACACCTTGGGCCAATGGCCGCGGCTGGTGGCGTACGTGGACCACGCGTTCCTGACGCCGGACAACAACCTGGCGGAGAACGCGATTCGGCCGTTCGTGGTGGGGCGGAAGAACTGGTTGTTCAGCGCCACCCCAGCGGGAGCGAAGGCGAGCGCGGCGCTCTACAGCCTGATCGAGACGGCGAAGGCGAACGGGCTGGAGCCGTACCGGTACCTCAAGCACGTGTTCGAGCATGTGCCCCAGGCGAGCACCCGGGAGGATTACCGGGTGCTCCTGCCGCAGCACATGCCTGCGGACCTCCTGGCCCAACTCGCGCCGGGGGGCGGTCTATAA
- the hisI gene encoding phosphoribosyl-AMP cyclohydrolase: MDATQLDFEKAGGLVPAVVQDADTGEVLMLAYMNEEALRRTLETGRAWFFSRSRNRFWMKGESSGHVQEVREVRVDCDADAVLLKVRQVGGAACHTGHRSCFYRRVEDGALVEDGEKVFDPEEVYGK; the protein is encoded by the coding sequence ATGGACGCGACCCAGCTCGACTTCGAGAAGGCCGGCGGACTGGTGCCCGCCGTGGTGCAGGACGCCGACACCGGCGAGGTGCTGATGCTCGCCTACATGAACGAGGAGGCCCTGCGCCGCACCCTGGAGACCGGCAGGGCCTGGTTCTTCAGCCGATCCCGGAACCGGTTCTGGATGAAGGGCGAGAGCTCGGGCCACGTGCAGGAGGTGCGGGAGGTCCGGGTGGACTGCGACGCGGACGCCGTGCTCCTGAAGGTCCGGCAGGTGGGGGGCGCGGCCTGCCATACCGGCCACCGGAGTTGTTTCTACCGCCGCGTGGAGGACGGCGCTCTGGTGGAGGACGGGGAGAAAGTGTTCGACCCCGAGGAGGTGTACGGGAAATGA
- the tnpB gene encoding IS66 family insertion sequence element accessory protein TnpB (TnpB, as the term is used for proteins encoded by IS66 family insertion elements, is considered an accessory protein, since TnpC, encoded by a neighboring gene, is a DDE family transposase.), producing MIAVPSGTRVYLAVGPTDMRKSINGLAALVETQMGRSAVSGHLFVFCNRARTIVKALYWDHNGFCLWQKRLEAERFRWPRIEEEVLEIEPRQLLWLLSGLEIEQRSSHRRLSVSFAA from the coding sequence ATGATCGCGGTGCCGTCGGGGACGCGGGTGTACCTGGCGGTGGGGCCCACGGACATGCGCAAGTCGATCAACGGGCTGGCGGCGCTGGTCGAGACGCAGATGGGGCGCTCGGCGGTGTCGGGGCACCTGTTTGTGTTTTGCAACCGGGCGCGGACGATCGTGAAGGCGCTCTACTGGGACCACAACGGGTTTTGCCTGTGGCAGAAGCGGCTGGAGGCGGAACGGTTTCGGTGGCCGAGGATCGAAGAGGAGGTGTTGGAGATTGAGCCGCGGCAGCTCCTGTGGTTACTGAGCGGGTTGGAGATTGAGCAGAGAAGTTCCCATCGGCGGCTTTCCGTGTCTTTTGCAGCATGA
- the gspN gene encoding type II secretion system protein GspN: protein MAAKTGRVVGRVVAYALVFLTAFGVSLWRSLPYDEIASAVETRLRDRGVSVRVRGLGPGPWFGVRAGSVQVEPPGLPVRLGVSDLEVWPSWARALRGRPALRFRATVAGGTVEGEVGSYGRVPLDLSWTDVALGEIPKPPPWKELPLVGRTGGSLSVDGLRQSPFEARARLQASFSGVRIGPGKVRGVPVPAVGLGDGVLEVDLEGGRAEVREARFRGGDLEVLLTGAAVDLRRPLGRSPIKGGLLSLTPNQKVQEDLALLFALFPGSRGSDGRYTARIRGTLQAPRLLRR from the coding sequence ATGGCGGCGAAGACCGGGCGGGTGGTGGGCCGGGTGGTCGCCTACGCCCTGGTGTTCCTGACCGCGTTCGGGGTGTCGCTGTGGCGGTCGCTGCCCTACGATGAGATCGCCTCGGCCGTGGAGACCCGGCTCCGGGATCGGGGGGTGAGCGTGCGGGTGCGGGGGCTCGGCCCCGGCCCCTGGTTCGGGGTCCGGGCCGGGTCGGTGCAGGTGGAGCCCCCGGGGCTCCCCGTGCGGCTGGGGGTCTCCGATCTCGAGGTCTGGCCGTCGTGGGCCCGGGCGCTGCGGGGCCGACCGGCCCTGCGGTTCCGCGCCACCGTGGCCGGCGGTACGGTGGAGGGCGAAGTGGGGTCGTACGGCCGGGTGCCCCTGGATCTGTCGTGGACCGACGTGGCCCTGGGAGAGATCCCCAAACCTCCCCCGTGGAAGGAGCTCCCCCTGGTCGGCCGGACCGGCGGCAGCCTGTCGGTGGACGGCCTGAGGCAGAGCCCGTTCGAGGCCCGGGCCCGGCTCCAGGCCTCGTTCTCCGGCGTCCGGATCGGTCCGGGCAAGGTGCGCGGGGTCCCCGTGCCGGCCGTGGGGCTGGGGGACGGCGTGCTGGAGGTGGACCTGGAAGGGGGGCGGGCCGAGGTTCGCGAGGCGCGGTTCCGGGGCGGGGACCTGGAGGTGCTGCTCACCGGCGCGGCCGTGGACCTGCGCCGGCCGCTGGGGCGCAGCCCGATCAAGGGCGGCCTCCTTTCCCTGACCCCCAACCAGAAGGTCCAGGAGGATCTCGCCCTCCTGTTCGCCCTGTTCCCGGGCTCCCGGGGATCCGACGGCCGGTACACCGCCCGGATCCGCGGGACCCTCCAGGCCCCCCGGCTGCTCCGGCGCTGA
- a CDS encoding sensor histidine kinase → MCFAAINNDGKIGFNVRQPFRILVVDDNAHFREMMSRCLKRLGHEVVTAVDGFRAWMCFRETPFPIVVADLRMPGLNGIELLKKIRLECPETEVILVSGLAEISIVIEGLRWGVANFIVKPFTESEFVRQLEPSFYRLTLALERAKVKEELYSLQKREERECRMLALGRLISGLVREINTPLAFVSTKAQLLRGFCDEIYRQVSEGASPDKRALEEMQGLLKNLCRGVDRIEALIESVRIFGRAPRGYCPETVLVELMRSAFQESLARKPREVNAEFLPPPESFLVEVHKTEMIGCFVNLLVNAFEAAGYGGSTVRFFTREIPYGTPAFFGLVEVVIEDDGPGIPQAVLDEMFIPFFTTKEQGTGLGLSIAYEAAKRNGAQMEVESREGRGTVMTVRLPLRFADNANVVGERNRKMNSPEKNLRGAADTRCSGKADAQDVG, encoded by the coding sequence ATGTGTTTTGCCGCCATTAACAACGATGGAAAGATTGGCTTCAACGTAAGGCAGCCTTTTCGGATCCTTGTGGTGGACGATAATGCCCATTTTAGAGAGATGATGTCGCGATGCCTGAAGAGGTTGGGGCATGAGGTGGTCACCGCGGTCGATGGGTTCAGGGCATGGATGTGTTTCCGTGAGACACCTTTTCCGATCGTGGTGGCAGATCTTCGCATGCCGGGACTGAATGGGATCGAACTTTTGAAGAAAATCAGGCTCGAATGCCCTGAGACAGAGGTCATATTGGTGTCTGGACTCGCGGAAATATCCATCGTGATCGAGGGACTTCGGTGGGGAGTTGCGAATTTCATTGTGAAGCCCTTTACTGAGTCCGAGTTTGTCCGACAATTGGAACCCAGTTTCTACCGGCTGACTTTAGCGCTGGAGCGAGCAAAAGTCAAAGAGGAACTTTATAGTTTACAGAAAAGAGAGGAGAGAGAGTGCCGGATGCTAGCGCTCGGGCGCCTCATTTCGGGTTTGGTTCGTGAGATCAACACACCGTTGGCCTTCGTTAGTACGAAGGCACAGTTGCTGCGGGGATTTTGCGATGAGATCTACAGGCAGGTGTCGGAGGGTGCTTCTCCCGACAAACGGGCCTTAGAGGAAATGCAGGGATTGCTTAAAAACCTCTGCCGCGGGGTTGATCGGATCGAAGCATTGATCGAGTCCGTTCGCATCTTCGGGCGGGCGCCAAGGGGATATTGCCCCGAAACCGTGTTGGTTGAACTCATGCGGTCCGCCTTCCAGGAGTCGCTTGCGAGGAAACCTCGGGAAGTCAACGCCGAGTTTCTGCCTCCTCCGGAGAGTTTCCTAGTCGAGGTGCACAAGACGGAAATGATCGGTTGCTTCGTCAATCTGTTGGTGAATGCATTTGAGGCCGCCGGGTACGGTGGATCCACGGTCCGGTTCTTTACGCGGGAGATCCCCTACGGAACCCCTGCGTTCTTCGGTCTGGTGGAGGTGGTCATCGAGGACGACGGCCCAGGGATCCCTCAAGCGGTCCTCGACGAGATGTTCATCCCGTTTTTCACGACGAAAGAACAGGGAACCGGCCTTGGGCTCAGCATCGCGTATGAGGCGGCAAAGCGCAATGGGGCCCAAATGGAAGTCGAAAGCAGGGAAGGAAGGGGAACCGTTATGACGGTCCGGCTGCCACTCCGATTCGCCGACAACGCCAACGTCGTCGGGGAGCGAAACAGAAAGATGAACAGCCCGGAGAAAAATCTCAGGGGGGCTGCTGACACAAGGTGTTCTGGCAAGGCCGATGCGCAAGACGTCGGATAA
- the rpsU gene encoding 30S ribosomal protein S21, which produces MARERERSQRPGNEFERELRKLKKDFQKNVLPAVKRHSFYVSKSEMRRIKERKAARRRRRQLRKLQRLGRI; this is translated from the coding sequence TTGGCTAGGGAAAGAGAACGCTCGCAGCGCCCCGGCAACGAGTTCGAGCGGGAGCTGCGCAAGCTGAAGAAGGACTTCCAGAAGAACGTCCTTCCCGCGGTGAAGCGCCACTCGTTCTACGTGAGCAAGAGCGAGATGCGGCGCATCAAGGAGCGCAAGGCCGCCCGCCGGCGCCGGCGGCAGCTGCGCAAACTCCAGCGCCTCGGCCGCATCTAG
- a CDS encoding Ada metal-binding domain-containing protein has protein sequence MQRRRNYPTRYVGDANPNRKRHVHDLANEKPSCAVHAIEWAHNTVTFRTKEEAYAAGYTPCIFCMPYEPGAD, from the coding sequence ATGCAACGCAGGCGAAACTATCCCACCCGGTACGTGGGCGATGCAAACCCCAACCGGAAACGCCACGTCCACGATCTGGCCAACGAGAAGCCCAGCTGCGCCGTGCACGCCATCGAGTGGGCCCACAACACGGTGACCTTCCGCACGAAGGAAGAGGCGTACGCGGCCGGGTACACCCCCTGCATCTTCTGCATGCCCTACGAACCCGGCGCGGACTGA
- a CDS encoding YqgE/AlgH family protein, with product MPQLTDPNFERTVVLVCEHTEEGALGLVINRPTPFLLGQIYEGQDIEGEGGADEPIHYGGPVQPEMGFVLYEGPDYEGSLEVLDGLRLGTSLEILRDIAREEGPERFLFFLGYAGWAPDQLEGEIARNDWLVVPAEADLLFRTPAEDRWERAIRLLGIDPHLLSQGFGTA from the coding sequence ATGCCCCAACTCACCGATCCCAACTTCGAACGCACCGTGGTCCTGGTGTGCGAGCACACCGAGGAAGGGGCCCTGGGGTTGGTGATCAACCGGCCGACCCCCTTCCTGCTGGGCCAGATCTACGAGGGCCAGGACATCGAGGGCGAGGGCGGAGCCGACGAGCCCATCCACTACGGCGGGCCGGTCCAGCCCGAGATGGGGTTCGTGCTGTACGAGGGCCCCGACTACGAGGGCTCGCTGGAGGTGCTGGACGGTCTGAGGCTGGGCACGTCCCTGGAGATCCTGCGGGACATCGCCCGGGAGGAGGGGCCGGAGCGGTTCCTGTTCTTCCTGGGGTACGCCGGATGGGCGCCGGACCAACTGGAGGGGGAGATCGCCCGCAACGACTGGCTCGTCGTGCCGGCCGAGGCGGACCTGCTGTTCCGTACCCCCGCCGAGGACCGTTGGGAGCGCGCCATCCGGCTCCTGGGCATCGACCCCCACCTGCTCTCCCAGGGCTTCGGCACGGCGTGA
- a CDS encoding lytic transglycosylase domain-containing protein, with protein sequence MKGWMARVGIALVLLGAGVVVARAGVNELLRLWIPSSLEFCGEPVPLDRADVKERLDLELVVALGDPVSAALWFKRAPRYLPAVEAALDAEGLPQDLKYIAVIESNLRPEAVSSAGAVGAWQFVRATGRLYGLQRRKGCDDRRDWEKSTRAALAHLRDLRDAFGSWPLALAAYNAGRRRVADAMESQGESSFYDLRLPRETERYVFRAMAAKLILEHPDRYGIDLEGARTWSAWDTRKVTLRVDRRRLPVEAVARAAGLGFRRLVELNPWIVGTELGKGTYQVTVPAAEAPEFAGRLARWEAEHPEPRRIYHRVRRGDTLTAIARRYGITVGQICEWNGISRRSTIYPGQTLVLLLTD encoded by the coding sequence ATGAAGGGGTGGATGGCACGCGTCGGCATCGCTCTGGTGCTCTTGGGGGCTGGGGTCGTGGTCGCCCGGGCCGGCGTCAACGAGCTCCTGCGGCTGTGGATCCCGTCGTCCTTGGAGTTCTGCGGGGAGCCGGTTCCCCTGGACCGGGCCGACGTGAAGGAGCGGCTGGACCTGGAGTTGGTGGTGGCCCTGGGGGATCCCGTCAGCGCCGCCCTGTGGTTCAAGCGGGCTCCTCGGTACCTGCCCGCCGTGGAGGCGGCCCTGGATGCCGAGGGGCTGCCCCAGGACCTCAAGTACATCGCCGTGATCGAGAGCAACCTGCGGCCCGAGGCGGTGAGCTCGGCCGGGGCCGTGGGGGCGTGGCAGTTCGTGCGGGCCACCGGCCGGCTCTACGGCCTGCAGCGCCGAAAGGGGTGCGACGACCGTCGCGACTGGGAGAAGTCCACCCGGGCCGCCCTGGCCCACCTGCGGGATCTGCGCGACGCGTTCGGCTCGTGGCCCCTGGCCCTGGCCGCGTACAACGCCGGCCGCAGGAGGGTGGCCGACGCCATGGAGAGCCAGGGCGAGTCCTCCTTCTACGACCTTCGTCTGCCCCGCGAGACCGAGCGGTACGTGTTCCGGGCCATGGCCGCCAAGCTCATCCTCGAACATCCCGATCGCTACGGCATCGACCTCGAGGGGGCCCGAACCTGGTCGGCCTGGGACACCCGCAAGGTCACCCTGCGGGTCGACCGGCGTCGGCTGCCCGTGGAGGCGGTGGCCCGGGCCGCGGGCCTGGGGTTCCGCCGGCTCGTGGAGCTGAACCCCTGGATCGTGGGAACCGAGCTGGGCAAGGGGACCTACCAGGTGACCGTGCCGGCCGCCGAGGCTCCGGAGTTTGCGGGCCGGCTGGCCCGGTGGGAGGCCGAGCACCCCGAACCCCGGCGGATCTACCACCGGGTGCGGCGGGGCGACACCCTCACCGCCATCGCCCGGCGCTATGGAATCACCGTGGGGCAGATCTGCGAGTGGAACGGCATCAGCCGCCGGTCCACCATCTACCCCGGCCAGACCCTGGTCCTGCTCCTGACGGATTGA